The Littorina saxatilis isolate snail1 unplaced genomic scaffold, US_GU_Lsax_2.0 scaffold_3222, whole genome shotgun sequence genome includes the window TTCAACGCAGTTCCCAGGGAAGGGAGAAGCAGAACAAGTTACTGTGTGGACGTTTTATTTGATCATTTATGAAAGCAACGTTTCCTCTTCGCAATTTCTACAATTCTTAGCGTGTGGAAAAAGAGacatgtataattatatacattccGAGATAGGGGGGCATGGGCCAGGTTATTATGTGAATGTCGAGAAGGCACTAAAATGTCCTTTTTTCTCAGATGATTCACGAAGTGTGCGTTTAGTTCTATACCACCATGACAGTTGTATACAGCCAATTTCTGAGAGGGGAGAGATATGCGTTTTGAAATGAGGGAACGATAGTATTGTCCTTTTTCTCTGCGTATAGTTACAAAATGCACGCTTATTGTTGACACTTATAAATAATTCTTTGAATTCCGAAAGGGAGAGGAGATGGTAGGGTAGATTATTTTGTGGATTGAGAGAGGGGAGACAAATAACGCAATTTCAACAGAGAAGAGGCGGCTaaaggtctctctctctctctctctctctctctctctctctctctctctctctctctctctctctcgctctctctctctctctctctctctctctctctcgctctctctccctctctctctctctctctctctctctctctctttctcactccgCCAtcccctctccatctctctttctctctctttgttcagACACTGAGAAAACCAAGACTGATTAAAACTAACGAAAACAGTCGCGGCTATACAAACCAGAAGGCACGAGCGAATGACCTCACATGACACCGACACATAAGAGTCATTCAACTGGACAGCTTCCACTTTCTTACGACTCCATTTCAGTcatcttatttatttatttatatgggagatttatatagcgcttgacgttctctaagcgctttacatattaatatctgccgtgtgagatggcatttttttacacaataggccctatatcacgcattcacatcggccagtaaatctcaagccattacggcgaatatttacttttcatggcctattattccaagtcacacgggtatttggtggacattttttattatCTATGCCcagacaattttgccaggaaagacccttttgtcaatcgtgggatcttatacatacacaccccaatgtagtgtacacgaagggacctcggtttttcgtctcatccgaaagactagcacttgaacccaccacctgggttaggaaagggggaagaaaattgcttacgccccgacccagggtcgaactcgcaacctctcgcttccgaggcaagtgcacttaccactaggccacccttacaaGCAACACTAAAATCAGACCCACCATAGAGCTGCCCCCAAGTGCTTATATATTTTTCATTACTGGCCGTTCTTCGCACCTGCAGACAATTACGACTCCAGGTTCGACTCTGATTGGTTCCCCCGCGACGATGCTTGCACTTTTGTAAGTCAAATATTGTTAAGGAGACATGTGTAAGGctcccataaaccatcacagacactgtcaggcttttacacacagtacaaacaccttttcattaaaacactcaccgcttgagaacatcataggtgccctctgtaaagagcgagcaatgttcaaagaatttatttttgtgtggtttatcttacccctgagccatcgcgaacccgtgtgatctagtttcctttttttcacaatgtagtcgtcagtttgtgatttccaatGCATCTCGCtgttaacagctattgtgttttcagcgtagcaatagggtccgatatttagacgagacaagtataatgccgacgagtcgaagacgagtcgcattatacttgttcgagtctaaatatcggaccccattgctacgctgaaaatacaatagcgattatatagctgttctgaccttgatttgttgttccaaacttacaaaatgacagtttttgcgtcgatgcgttgatctcaggttttgatagcagacgccgtttcttatgcgcattagttttgcgcaggcgccacactgacttggGAAAacaactcgatttgacaacactgctgttaaacagctttttattagtttattcgtatacaacaacaacaagtttgagtttttttaattttgaacaagactccttgtgaagaagaccaaaacacaacatcaacggaaaactagaaacaactgaagaactaggatgcaacaaggggaggagaagagaacaactaatccgtacaacgcgagcagacgacagcgaagttttcagtttgggtgaatggcatttatacttgtctcgtcatgaagcgaatttttcaacctcagttataaacgactacatgaatgtttgtgccatgggttgtacatcaatacttcagaggggaactggggtatttagtgtggagttacgagataagaaaacccgaatgcgaaagtttgtgtcgagtcagtcggcaactgtgagctcacacaggcacacaaaaacggctgttccgttttactcccctgtttgtactacatctttcgactttgggcattttgtggtgtttagggacaggaaataattggtttagtcctgtttcatcgggaagttagcaggaAAGGgaatgctatcgacatttgtaaagctgaaaaacattcccgagaagaatttcaagttgtcagtgtatgctagctgttgtcgattgaaacatcgtgtggtacagatgggtaaaccggaaccatgcatctttgttattgccaatatgcttttggatattggcaaaaatggccgacttccgtagcattatgctttgatgatcggaagagaccatccaatcacagcccccgaattcccccacgtgtccatcagaatagctatataagcttatctgcaatagcacgttattatgtacctctgaatctaaacgcaccaaacggctgtgattcacacaaactctagcgatggcttttgactgttcagaggaattGGTGATAGGCattaccgtcgtctgctacgagaaccacgaccttgggtgaccctgcttccgggcttttcttttttcaaactttcaaaacttcgaattgtactgatcttgttttgatgaaaaaagaattattttatgatctaagaatgtttgtgtaacaagctgtcaatttattatttagattttaaaagttaggtctagcatcTAGCCTGATATTCCGTTCGGATAGTCCACGAACATAAATTCTTTGTAAATGTTTCACTCttgacagaaagcagccaggatgttccagttcggtgagcgttcaaatggaagtatgcttgcactgtatgattgtagaggctcggggagctcagtgatggtttacgggaggcgtactgtgcctttaatgacagATTTGAATGACACAACTTAACGGGTCACGCTTACTTCAGAGATTGGGAAAACCAAGACTGATTAATCAAAAACGTCTTGGCAGAACAGCCACTGGAATCACCTGCAAGTGGAACAGCATATCACTGACAACTGCGGGTAATCTAATCTGAACATCTCCCACGTTTCGACCAATCCCAGGCGGCATTCTCACAAGCAAAATGTTTAATGAAAACCATCCCAAAGCAACCACCTAACACCTTATCATTTTGATTACAAGGCGTTCTTCGCACCTGTAGAAAATTACCTGCCCTGGTTGGGCAAGGGCGGTCAACGATGTTTGCACTTTTGTTCACCAAAGCTGGGTTAAGGGGAAAAGGTTTTAAACGTAAAATGTATACCTGCTGTGacaaaaatccaaaaataaaaaaaatagactgccaacgttccacaattcagaataaaaaaacaagtcgcgtaaggcgaaaatacaacatttagtcaagctgtcgaactcacagaatgaaactaaacgcaatgcaatttttcagcaagaccgtatactcgtagcatcgtcagtccaccgctcgtggcaaaggcagtgaaattgacaagaagagcggggtagtagttgcgctgagaaggatagcacgcttttctgtacctctcttcgttttaactttctgagcgtgtttttaatccaaacatatcatatctatatgtttttggaatcaggaaccaacaaggaataagatgaaagtgtttttaaattgatttcgaaaattcaattttgatcataatttttatatttttaattttcagagcttgtttttaatacaaatataacataattatatgtttttggaatcatataatgatgaagaataagatgaacgtaaatttggatcgttttatacttttcagatttttaatgaccaaagtcattaattaatttttaagccaccaagctgaaatgcaataccgaagtccggccttcgtcgaagattgcttggccaaaatttcaatcaatttgattgaaaaatgagggtgtgacagtgccgcctcaacttttacaaaaagccggatatgacgtcatcaaaggtatttatcgaaaaaaagaaaaaaacctatagggatatcattcccagaaactctcatgtaaaatttcataaagatcggtccagtagtttggtctgaatcgctgtacacacacacacgcacagacacgcacacacacacacacacacacacacacacacacacacatacacacgcacacacgcacacacacacacacgcacgcacacacacacacacacatacacacacacacacacgcacgcacgcacgtacgcacgcacgcacgcatgcacgcacgcatacttTCCGCCACAGTGCAAACCGTGCTGACGCTGGTAGTTCAtggttgctgtttttgtttgttttgtttgtttgttaagtttgttcgtttgttatTTTGTCTCAATCTTGGCAGTTGTATTTTTTGGAACCTGACCATACTAATTGTATaggagtttttgttgttgatttcaaGTTAGTAatgatgttgtttgtttgtttgtttgtgtgttttcttttcttgtgtTGCTTACCACTTCTTGCTGTGCCTACGTGCACAGTTATTctgcgtgtatttgtgtgtgttatttagctgtgtgttgtgttagCTTAAACGCCCTATTAGGCTAAAGccaaataaaaccttgaaacctgAAATGGCAAGCTAGAGAATAACCACAGCAAGATAACCACCTTGGTCGCGAGCAAGTCTTTAGGCGGATACTGGTGTcaacgcacgcatacacaaacatacacacacgcacacgcacatacacagacacacacgcacacacacacacacttaaaacagcaaacacacacacacacacttaaaacaGCAATCAACATTCAAGACAAAGCACAAAACTTCAACGACCCTGAATATCTTACGGTACCAACACATACATAAATCCGTACTCTTACCATAAATCTACAATCTACTGCGTGAGGAAAGCCCTATACTGAGTACTTTCTTAAAACCGTTAGTGAGGGCGCTAAAGGCTTGATCCTCTTACTTTGAATTAGATCCTCCCTAATGCTTAAGCATTTACATCTATCAAGGAATTCCCAAAAGTACTTACGCTGGAACTACAGCAAATAAGCCTTGAAGACGGTTTCCTTGATTTCGTCGTAAATTCCCATCGGTATATTTCCATACGTGTTCATCGAGATTGGAGGAATGAGAGTGTTAACGAACAATaccagcagaagaagaagagggagaatgaggagggggggggggagtgggggtggAGAGAAAGAGTAGGAGGTTAAAAggggaaaaggaagaaaaagacaaaaaagaagaaggtaCAGGAGGagaacacactcagacacacacacacacacgcacgcacgcacacacgcacgcatacacgcgcgcgcccaagcacacacacgcacacacacacacacacacacaaacacacacacgcacgcacacaaacacacacagaaacacacacacacatacacacacacacacacacacacagccacacacacacacacacacactcacacacacaaacacacacacacacacgcacacacacaagcacacacactcacacacagaaaaacacacacacacacacacacagacatacacacacacacacgtagaagTTCCACAATTGACCGAAGAACAGAAAAATAGCATTGAGGGCATTTTAACTGAAGATGAAATCACAAAGGCtttaaaaataatgaaaaatggCTCAGTACCAGGCGGAGATGGTCTAACAACTggttttatgaaatttttcttGTGTCAGATAAAGACAATGGTTATGTGTTCCTTGAACGCCGCTTTTGATAATGGTCAAAATGTCTTAATGTCTCCGACCCAAAAGAGAGCAGTTATAACATtaatacacaaagggaagcaactgtcaAGGGATGATCTGAATAACTGGCGACCAATATCTTTACTAAACTCAGATTATAAGTTACTGGCAAAGTGTCTAGCAGTACGCCTAAAAAGTGTGCTTGGAACAATAATTCATGAAAATCAGTTTGGTTTTATGAAAGGCAGAAATAGTAGCACAGCAGTTAGAATGATTGATGGTATAATTACACAtctcaaacaaacgaacaaaccagGGCTACTCCTAGCTCTAGACTACAAAGCTGCTTTCGACACAATATCAAAAGAATACATAATGTATGCCTTTAAACGCTTCAATTTTGGTAACACTTTTGTTAGATGGGTCACTACGCTCATGAACGAAACAGTAAGTTGTGTAAATTATATGGGGTGGTTGTCAGAGCCTATAGAAATGAACGCTGGAATTCGACAAGGCTGCTCATTCTCACCAATGGCCTTCGTGCTCGCCTTAGAGCTGCTGGCAGTCAAGATGAGGGCAGATCAGTCAGTTAAAGGGGTATTCTTGCCATCAGCCAATAGTACTAATCAAGAAAGACTATTGAATATGATCTTGTACGCTGATGATATTACGCTTTTTCTGAAAGGCACTGATGATGTGCAAAATGCTCTGACATTGGTGTCATATTTCTCCAAGTTCTCAGGACTGGCTGTGAATAGACTGAAATCGAAGGCCATGTGTTTGGGTTCACAGAAGTACTCTGAGGAGCAGCCATGTGGCTTCAGATGGAAATCTAAAGTCAACATTCTTggtatatatttttgtaataattTAGAAGCCTCGGAAATCGAAGAAAACTGGACAGAAAAAATCAATCATATTCAGAGCACAATGATTAAGTGGTCTAAGAGAAACTGCAGTATAATGGGAAAGATTTGCCTTGTAAAATCACTTTTGATCCCTCAATTAACACATGCTTTGCAAGCTTTGATTATACCCGAAAAGATCATATGTAAACTGAACTCAATGTGTTTCAGattcatttggaaaaaaagattttcaaacacaaaagcCTATGAAAAGGTAAAACGAAAAGTTATGTGCCAGGAAACAAGTAAAGGTGGcctaaatatgattgatttgggtgactttcaaaaatccTTTGTACTTGGATGGTTTTCGAAATTACTGCAACCAAACGAAGAAGCTTGGAAAAGTATTCCACTCAGTATGTTCTCCAAACTCGGAAAAAATCTATGCTGCTTTCAAGCAAACGTCAAACCAGCCTTATTTAAAAGGGTTGGGGTTGATTACAAACAAGTTCTGGAAAAGCGTTTTAGAATGTTGGCTTGACAACCATGAAAAGATATTACCATGCGTGCAAAAAATGACCCAGCTGGAGAATTTATGCCTATGGAATAACTCTCTAATTGCTTATCGTGGCAAGACAATGTTTCTACGTGATTGGGTTACATCTGATATATGCTATGTGAAGGATTTATACGAGAATAATATATTTTTACCATTTCACAggatttgtgaaagagttgggcataaaccaacaagactatttgaatatggggcaattcgcacagcaatagcatccctttttttgaagatgaatgatAATGGAATACAAGCTATGAAGGTAATGGATTATCAAAAAATAAGTACATTTAAACCCAGGCAGTTTCGTAAATTAATGGTAGACGCTTATCAAACTGAGACTATTGCAGTCAGTTTCTGGAAAAGAAAGATgggaattgaaataaacaaggacatttggcagatagcaagcaacgcatcaaaagaagtaagattgagactgctacactggaaaataa containing:
- the LOC138956649 gene encoding uncharacterized protein; this encodes MTQLENLCLWNNSLIAYRGKTMFLRDWVTSDICYVKDLYENNIFLPFHRICERVGHKPTRLFEYGAIRTAIASLFLKMNDNGIQAMKVMDYQKISTFKPRQFRKLMVDAYQTETIAVSFWKRKMGIEINKDIWQIASNASKEVRLRLLHWKITHNIYPTNIILYKMGIAESISCTHCTEETDYIEHFFYYCRKISKVWNLVEEAFFTACSTKKFMLMCGMPYLA